The proteins below come from a single Kitasatospora sp. NBC_00315 genomic window:
- a CDS encoding acetyl-CoA carboxylase biotin carboxylase subunit family protein has product MTVLILNRGPLAKRVYHEWLADYPGPLLLLTSQESLDAYGEELPATGYLRAVAVTDYEAPGTIEASALELAGEHRIEYVIATMEADLERAGHLRDRLGLPGQSEASARAFRDKLVMKRHATAAGIPVAEHAPVGTAEEVRAFAEAHGFPLVLKVRDGFSSIGQRILHSAEELEGHLADHPELPANLLAEAFVHGSMFHVDGMILDGAVAAAWPSQYLYQLGSFGQDDKPRLDVTLDRDDPLGRRLLAFVDEVVAALPTPADTTFHAEVFHTPDDRLVLCEIASRNGGALIKSVLETLYDVDFPVSWVRVAAGLPIPVPRGGERMVPGRLAGQLLILKRPGLLRSLPGRPPFDWVTAYEQYVEPGRWSAGAASSGDFMVAMVIGGPDRATVEARLGEAAEWFESRVVIEPGPEVCEPPSTGSGPAEGAPATDATPLTEKEPAA; this is encoded by the coding sequence ATGACCGTCCTGATCCTCAACCGGGGCCCGCTGGCCAAGCGGGTCTACCACGAGTGGCTCGCCGACTACCCCGGCCCGCTGCTCCTGCTCACCTCCCAGGAGTCCCTGGACGCCTACGGCGAGGAGCTCCCCGCCACCGGCTACCTGCGGGCGGTGGCGGTCACCGACTACGAGGCGCCCGGCACCATCGAGGCGAGCGCGCTCGAACTCGCCGGTGAGCACCGGATCGAGTACGTCATCGCCACCATGGAGGCCGACCTCGAACGGGCCGGACACCTGCGCGACCGCCTCGGTCTGCCCGGCCAGAGCGAGGCCAGCGCGCGGGCCTTCCGCGACAAGCTGGTCATGAAGCGGCACGCGACGGCGGCCGGCATCCCGGTCGCCGAGCACGCGCCGGTCGGTACCGCCGAGGAGGTCCGGGCCTTCGCCGAGGCGCACGGGTTCCCGCTGGTGCTGAAGGTCCGGGACGGCTTCTCCTCGATCGGCCAGCGCATCCTCCACTCGGCCGAGGAGCTGGAGGGCCACCTCGCGGACCACCCCGAGCTGCCGGCGAACCTGCTGGCCGAGGCTTTCGTCCACGGCTCGATGTTCCATGTGGACGGCATGATCCTGGACGGCGCGGTGGCCGCCGCCTGGCCCTCGCAGTACCTCTACCAGCTGGGCTCCTTCGGCCAGGACGACAAGCCGCGGCTCGACGTCACGCTGGACCGCGACGACCCCCTGGGCCGGCGGCTGCTGGCCTTCGTGGACGAGGTGGTCGCGGCGCTCCCCACCCCCGCCGACACGACCTTCCACGCCGAGGTCTTCCACACCCCCGACGACCGCCTGGTGCTCTGCGAGATCGCCAGCCGCAACGGCGGCGCGCTGATCAAGTCGGTCCTGGAGACGCTGTACGACGTCGACTTCCCGGTGTCCTGGGTCCGGGTCGCGGCCGGGCTGCCGATCCCCGTCCCGCGCGGCGGCGAGCGGATGGTGCCCGGCCGGCTGGCCGGCCAGCTGCTCATCCTCAAGCGCCCCGGCCTGCTGCGGTCCCTGCCCGGGCGCCCGCCGTTCGACTGGGTCACCGCGTACGAGCAGTACGTCGAGCCCGGCCGGTGGAGCGCCGGTGCGGCCTCCTCGGGCGACTTCATGGTCGCCATGGTCATCGGCGGCCCGGACCGCGCGACCGTCGAGGCCCGGCTGGGCGAGGCCGCCGAGTGGTTCGAGAGCCGGGTCGTGATCGAGCCCGGCCCGGAGGTCTGCGAGCCGCCCTCCACCGGCTCCGGCCCCGCCGAGGGCGCCCCCGCCACCGACGCCACCCCCCTCACCGAGAAGGAGCCGGCCGCATGA
- a CDS encoding acetyl-CoA carboxylase biotin carboxylase subunit family protein encodes MRRQHVVLLDRSGYDAYRHPDGRPYLDPEQYDVTLVTLPEKADGPRPGEVARVITVNVLDPVEIMDALPELKAGPPVDRVVAAGERLLVPAARFREALGVPGYREEQIELFRDKTLMKSHFAAQGIRTPRFTEIERPLDAAGLLAEYGTVILKPVDAMGSVGVHKVTSRDQLAELEESGFGHQGRYEAEEFIDGVMYHIDSVVQDGRAVVAVASRYLDPNSVFPTGGQLRSAALNPGRERDVLLEFNSRVLAAVPWFSGVTHHEVFLDRSGTPVFCEIAGRPGGGGIVPLFKDRFGINLYLATLLPQLGLPIPEIQEIQPPERRFGGWSIIFPPELGPLRPHHPLPQEDWLLDLTLYRRPGDVLEAARSVGNGVAAVAVVGPDAATVTERLDRVKAAFTFDQAPSATTPTHEGETR; translated from the coding sequence ATGAGGCGCCAGCACGTCGTCCTGCTCGACCGGTCCGGCTACGACGCCTACCGGCACCCGGACGGCCGCCCGTACCTGGATCCGGAGCAGTACGACGTCACCCTGGTGACCCTGCCGGAGAAGGCCGACGGACCGCGACCCGGCGAGGTCGCCCGGGTGATCACCGTCAACGTGCTCGACCCGGTCGAGATCATGGACGCGCTGCCCGAGCTGAAGGCCGGGCCGCCGGTGGACCGGGTCGTCGCGGCGGGCGAGCGCCTGCTGGTCCCGGCCGCACGCTTCCGCGAGGCGCTCGGCGTCCCCGGCTACCGCGAGGAGCAGATCGAGCTTTTCCGCGACAAGACGCTGATGAAGAGTCACTTCGCGGCCCAGGGGATCCGCACCCCGCGCTTCACCGAGATCGAACGGCCGCTGGACGCCGCCGGACTGCTCGCGGAGTACGGCACGGTGATCCTCAAGCCGGTCGACGCGATGGGATCCGTCGGCGTGCACAAGGTGACCTCCCGGGACCAGCTCGCCGAACTGGAGGAGTCGGGCTTCGGCCACCAGGGCCGTTACGAGGCCGAGGAGTTCATCGACGGCGTGATGTACCACATCGACAGCGTGGTGCAGGACGGTCGGGCCGTCGTCGCGGTCGCCTCGCGCTACCTCGACCCGAACAGCGTCTTCCCGACCGGGGGCCAGCTCCGCTCCGCGGCGCTCAACCCGGGCCGGGAGCGGGACGTCCTGCTGGAGTTCAACTCCCGTGTCCTGGCCGCCGTCCCGTGGTTCTCCGGGGTCACCCACCACGAGGTGTTCCTGGATCGGAGCGGCACGCCGGTCTTCTGCGAGATCGCCGGCCGGCCCGGCGGCGGCGGGATCGTCCCGCTGTTCAAGGACCGGTTCGGGATCAACCTGTACCTGGCCACCCTGCTGCCCCAACTCGGCCTGCCGATACCGGAGATCCAGGAGATTCAGCCGCCGGAGCGGCGGTTCGGGGGCTGGTCCATCATCTTCCCGCCGGAGCTCGGTCCGCTCCGTCCGCACCACCCGCTCCCGCAGGAGGACTGGCTGCTGGACCTCACGCTGTACCGCAGGCCGGGCGACGTGCTGGAGGCGGCCAGGTCGGTCGGCAACGGCGTCGCCGCGGTCGCGGTGGTCGGTCCCGACGCGGCCACCGTCACCGAGCGCCTCGACCGGGTGAAGGCCGCCTTCACCTTCGATCAGGCTCCCTCCGCCACCACCCCCACCCACGAAGGAGAAACCCGGTGA
- a CDS encoding ATP-grasp domain-containing protein: protein MNPARTLLLVGGNEDNVRKAKAHGLDVILLQHPEKFTPEQRELADVTVLVDYTDWTRLRPVAEDVHTDRGFAVALSLTEAGVEGAARINDLLGLGGTGLEVTRRLRDKWTMRRRLAELDPAALGARLLEDRSDLDRFGAAYGYPFIVKPTDATASFGVHRVADAADADRVWAEAERMRGGTTDRGTTLFAIRAFLMEEYIDGPEFSVESFSFAGRHVVIAITEKSVDEQHFAELGHALPARLSERVQEQVADAVAGFLDAVGLRDGVTHTELRIGARGPAVIESHNRPGGDGIMDLVEAAYGIDLTSLAIGWSFGLVEPLPGRPAALRGAATRFLTRTAAGRVDAVEGEAEVAAHPDVLSVRIAVRPGDAVRPLKDNWDRLGQVSVTGSTTSAAVELCEQLIATGIRIQVSEPAGALA from the coding sequence GTGAACCCGGCCCGGACGCTGCTGCTGGTCGGCGGCAACGAGGACAACGTGCGCAAGGCCAAGGCACACGGGCTGGACGTGATCCTGCTCCAGCACCCGGAGAAGTTCACCCCCGAACAGCGTGAACTGGCCGACGTCACGGTACTGGTGGACTACACCGACTGGACGCGGCTGCGCCCGGTCGCCGAGGACGTCCACACGGACCGGGGCTTCGCCGTGGCGCTGTCGCTGACCGAGGCGGGCGTCGAGGGCGCTGCCCGGATCAACGATCTGCTGGGTCTCGGCGGCACCGGCCTGGAGGTCACCCGGCGACTGCGGGACAAGTGGACGATGCGTCGCAGGCTGGCGGAGCTCGACCCCGCCGCCCTGGGCGCCCGGCTGCTCGAGGACCGCTCGGACCTGGACCGGTTCGGGGCCGCGTACGGCTACCCGTTCATCGTCAAGCCGACCGACGCCACGGCCAGTTTCGGGGTGCACCGGGTGGCCGACGCCGCCGACGCGGACCGGGTCTGGGCCGAGGCCGAGCGGATGCGCGGCGGCACCACCGACCGGGGCACCACGCTCTTCGCCATCCGGGCGTTCCTGATGGAGGAGTACATCGACGGTCCCGAGTTCAGTGTCGAGTCGTTCAGCTTCGCCGGCCGGCACGTGGTGATCGCGATCACCGAGAAGTCGGTGGACGAACAGCACTTCGCCGAACTGGGCCACGCCCTGCCGGCCCGCCTCTCCGAGCGGGTGCAGGAGCAGGTGGCCGACGCGGTGGCGGGGTTCCTGGACGCGGTCGGGCTGCGGGACGGGGTGACCCACACCGAGCTGCGGATCGGCGCCCGCGGCCCGGCGGTGATCGAGTCGCACAACCGGCCCGGCGGCGACGGGATCATGGACCTGGTCGAGGCCGCGTACGGGATCGACCTGACCTCGCTGGCGATCGGCTGGTCGTTCGGCCTGGTCGAGCCGCTGCCCGGCCGGCCGGCCGCCCTGCGCGGGGCGGCCACCCGGTTCCTCACCCGCACCGCCGCCGGGCGGGTCGACGCGGTCGAGGGCGAGGCCGAGGTGGCCGCGCACCCGGACGTCCTGTCGGTGCGGATCGCGGTCCGTCCGGGCGACGCCGTCCGCCCGCTCAAGGACAACTGGGACCGGCTCGGCCAGGTCTCGGTGACCGGGTCGACCACCAGCGCGGCGGTCGAGCTCTGCGAGCAGCTGATCGCCACCGGGATCCGGATCCAGGTCTCGGAACCCGCCGGGGCCCTGGCATGA
- the epsC gene encoding serine O-acetyltransferase EpsC has product MSEQRGIFRTMREDLRVVVERDPSIRNAAEALWHPALPALWAHRVAHRLYRRGLRMTARLVAYGARRSTCVEIHPGAVLGRRVFIDHGAAVVIGETAVVGDDVTIFHQVTLGAVGWWNDNNRPEGERRHPVIGDGVVLGTGATVLGPVSVGDHAIIGAMALVTKDVRAGARVYAPAAVVKPLGGAPELMEDLLCTTASAGSW; this is encoded by the coding sequence ATGTCCGAACAGCGCGGCATTTTCAGGACGATGCGCGAGGACCTCCGGGTCGTGGTCGAGCGGGACCCGTCCATCCGCAACGCCGCGGAGGCGCTCTGGCACCCGGCACTGCCCGCCCTGTGGGCCCACCGGGTGGCCCACCGCCTGTACCGCCGGGGCCTGCGGATGACGGCCCGGCTGGTCGCCTACGGCGCCCGGCGGAGCACCTGCGTGGAGATCCACCCGGGCGCGGTGCTCGGCCGCCGGGTCTTCATCGACCACGGCGCGGCCGTCGTGATCGGCGAGACCGCCGTGGTGGGGGACGACGTGACCATCTTCCACCAGGTCACGCTCGGGGCGGTCGGCTGGTGGAACGACAACAACCGTCCCGAGGGCGAGCGCCGGCACCCGGTGATCGGCGACGGCGTGGTGCTGGGCACCGGCGCGACCGTGCTCGGCCCGGTCTCGGTCGGCGACCACGCGATCATCGGCGCGATGGCGCTGGTGACCAAGGACGTCCGGGCCGGCGCCCGGGTGTACGCCCCGGCCGCCGTGGTCAAGCCGCTCGGCGGCGCGCCCGAGCTGATGGAAGACCTGCTCTGCACCACCGCCTCCGCCGGCTCGTGGTGA
- a CDS encoding PLP-dependent cysteine synthase family protein: MTDTVTTTDTLTTAAATTGSAFAAAPAGRRVAAGLEELIGNTPLVRLDLEGAHPTVEVLGKLESANPLSTSKDRAALFMLRAAEQRGELEPGGTVVEATSGNTGISLAALAAARGYRCVIVLPDSATAERVGMLKALGAEVVQTPRAEGYPGAIARAEQIHLATPGSWFPKQHENEDNVRAHYETTGPEIWADTAGRVDVLVAGVGTGGTLTGIARYLKERNPALEVVAVEPESSPVLSTGVGGLHRIPGLNGGFVAPTTDVSVIDQVLTCSDDAALAAARALARRQGLFVGVSSGAAAYGAALLAARPEYSGKTVVTVLPDTGERYLSIWSEPDAG; the protein is encoded by the coding sequence ATGACCGACACCGTCACGACCACCGACACCCTCACGACCGCCGCCGCCACCACCGGCTCCGCTTTCGCCGCCGCTCCCGCCGGGCGCCGTGTCGCGGCCGGCCTGGAGGAGCTGATCGGCAACACCCCGCTGGTGCGGCTGGACCTCGAAGGCGCCCACCCCACCGTCGAGGTGCTGGGCAAACTGGAGTCCGCCAATCCGCTCTCCACGAGCAAGGACCGCGCCGCGCTGTTCATGCTCCGGGCCGCCGAGCAGCGCGGGGAGTTGGAGCCGGGCGGCACGGTGGTGGAGGCGACCTCGGGCAACACCGGCATCTCGCTGGCCGCGCTCGCCGCCGCCCGCGGCTACCGCTGCGTCATCGTGCTGCCGGACAGCGCCACCGCGGAGCGGGTCGGCATGCTGAAGGCGCTGGGCGCCGAGGTGGTGCAGACCCCGCGCGCCGAGGGCTACCCGGGCGCCATCGCCCGGGCCGAGCAGATCCATCTGGCCACGCCCGGCTCCTGGTTCCCGAAGCAGCACGAGAACGAGGACAACGTCCGGGCCCACTACGAGACCACCGGCCCGGAGATCTGGGCCGACACCGCCGGCCGGGTGGACGTCCTGGTGGCCGGCGTCGGCACCGGCGGCACGCTGACCGGGATCGCCCGGTACCTCAAGGAGCGCAACCCGGCGCTGGAGGTGGTCGCGGTCGAGCCGGAGAGCTCCCCGGTGCTCTCCACCGGTGTCGGCGGTCTGCACCGGATCCCCGGCCTCAACGGCGGCTTCGTCGCACCGACCACCGACGTCTCGGTGATCGACCAGGTGCTGACCTGCTCGGACGACGCCGCGCTGGCCGCCGCGCGCGCACTGGCCCGGCGCCAGGGCCTGTTCGTCGGCGTCTCCTCGGGCGCGGCCGCGTACGGCGCGGCGCTGCTGGCAGCGCGGCCGGAGTACAGCGGGAAGACCGTGGTGACCGTCCTGCCCGACACCGGCGAGCGCTACCTGAGCATCTGGAGCGAGCCGGACGCCGGGTGA
- a CDS encoding BTAD domain-containing putative transcriptional regulator: MPVELPKERRPSFNILGSLEGWAAGERLRLGGPLQERVLVTMLLEPNRVVPVARLVEATWDEEPPATASHQVRKIVADLRQRIPGGAGVILTDGPGYRAAVEEDQLDLTLFQAGLRAARVAAAAGSRTDAAARLRSALDLWRGPVLAGGGGAVIEAASAALEERRLAATEQLFGLRLALGESADLVGDLRELVQRHPLRETARGQLMTALYRGGRQAEALEEYGRVRELLVEELGIDPGSDLTKLYEAILRNSPELAAPAPPAVEEQAASTAPRPGTAPCSLPYDLLDFTGRAAELAQLLDAAAAPAGSGTRIITIDGMGGGGKTALAVRGAHQLAEQYPDGQLYIDLRGFTPGQPPLEPGTVLDILLRTLGLPGERIPDDLISRIALWRVTTAQRRLLVVLDNAVDTEQVRSLLPASPGCLVLITSRVRLMNLDGAQSLSIGRLSAADGGALVERTLGAERVAAEPEAAEELVRLCGQLPLALRISTARLRNRPRWTIQYLVDRLRDETRTLDELSSGDRSVAASLRLSYLAMEEDCRRALRLLGLHPGGDLDGYVAAALLGTDLFEAEDLLELLLDAHLLEQYELGRYTFHDLVRSFAHSLRESDTAEEDDRARERLMDYYVLAVEGACEVLFPGRVRFDVALPEPVGRLPLIGNTDSALDWFEREHQNLLAAVRLAGRRGLNRQAAYLPRGFASFLHMQGYPDELLEVGQIAVAASRRLGNKVLLRLSLSNLAVGYWQFGRLTEGIDCLDQALEIAVEIGDRNGEAACLGSLGTFHNTLGQYAAGLHRMEQALLLHRELESPREEAATLIGVSSARVLLGRYADAARAAQGAVELTRRLGELDYEALALVNLANAHTGLGEYREALAGLAEAQELYRKLHRPAEAGLAMARLADVHHRMGDGPRARELALRAGDLVGKGGSAVRRATVDNIVGRIRSGLGEHRPALECHRRAYGLAQEIGFRIEMANAVAGMATASAALGDSAAAEAHRAEATGLFDEMGIPQECRRLD; the protein is encoded by the coding sequence GTGCCGGTCGAATTGCCGAAGGAGCGCCGCCCGAGCTTCAACATCCTTGGCTCACTGGAGGGCTGGGCCGCGGGCGAGCGGCTCAGGCTCGGCGGACCGCTGCAGGAACGCGTCCTGGTGACCATGCTGCTCGAACCGAACCGGGTGGTCCCGGTGGCGAGACTGGTGGAGGCGACCTGGGACGAGGAGCCGCCCGCCACCGCCTCGCACCAGGTCCGCAAGATCGTCGCCGACCTGCGCCAACGGATCCCCGGCGGCGCCGGCGTGATCCTCACCGACGGACCGGGCTACCGCGCGGCGGTCGAGGAGGACCAACTCGACCTCACTCTCTTCCAGGCCGGGCTGCGCGCGGCCCGCGTGGCCGCGGCCGCCGGATCGCGCACCGACGCGGCCGCCCGGTTGCGCTCCGCCCTGGACCTCTGGCGCGGCCCGGTCCTGGCCGGCGGCGGCGGCGCGGTGATCGAGGCCGCCTCGGCCGCCCTGGAGGAGCGGCGCCTCGCCGCCACCGAGCAGCTCTTCGGGCTGCGCCTCGCCCTCGGCGAGAGCGCCGACCTGGTCGGCGACCTGCGCGAGCTGGTGCAGCGGCACCCGCTGCGGGAGACCGCGCGCGGCCAGCTGATGACCGCCCTCTACCGGGGAGGCCGACAGGCGGAGGCACTGGAGGAGTACGGCCGCGTCCGCGAGCTGCTGGTCGAGGAACTCGGCATCGACCCCGGCTCCGACCTCACCAAGCTGTACGAGGCCATCCTGCGCAACAGCCCCGAACTCGCCGCCCCCGCGCCGCCGGCGGTGGAGGAACAGGCCGCCTCGACCGCCCCGCGCCCCGGCACGGCGCCCTGCTCCCTGCCGTACGACCTGCTGGACTTCACCGGGCGGGCCGCCGAGCTGGCGCAGCTGCTGGACGCGGCGGCGGCGCCCGCCGGGTCCGGCACCCGGATCATCACCATCGACGGCATGGGCGGCGGCGGCAAGACCGCCCTCGCCGTACGCGGCGCGCACCAGCTCGCGGAGCAGTACCCGGACGGACAGCTCTACATCGACCTGCGCGGCTTCACCCCCGGCCAGCCCCCGCTGGAGCCGGGCACCGTCCTGGACATCCTGCTGCGCACCCTCGGTCTGCCCGGCGAGCGGATCCCGGACGACCTGATCAGCCGGATCGCCCTGTGGCGGGTGACCACCGCCCAGCGACGGCTGCTGGTCGTCCTCGACAACGCGGTGGACACCGAGCAGGTCCGCTCCCTGCTGCCGGCCTCCCCCGGGTGCCTGGTGCTGATCACCAGCCGGGTGCGGCTGATGAACCTGGACGGCGCGCAGTCGCTCTCGATCGGACGGCTCTCGGCCGCCGACGGCGGCGCGCTGGTCGAACGCACCCTGGGCGCCGAGCGGGTGGCGGCCGAACCGGAGGCCGCCGAGGAGCTCGTCCGGCTCTGCGGGCAGCTCCCGCTGGCCCTGCGGATCTCCACCGCCCGGCTGCGCAACCGGCCGCGCTGGACCATCCAGTACCTGGTCGACCGCCTCCGGGACGAGACCCGCACGCTGGACGAGCTGAGCTCGGGCGACCGCAGCGTCGCGGCCAGCCTGCGACTGTCGTACCTGGCGATGGAGGAGGACTGCCGACGGGCGCTCCGCCTGCTCGGCCTCCACCCCGGCGGGGACCTGGACGGCTACGTGGCCGCCGCGCTGCTCGGCACCGATCTGTTCGAGGCCGAGGACCTGCTCGAACTCCTCCTGGACGCGCACCTGCTGGAGCAGTACGAGCTCGGCCGGTACACCTTCCACGACCTGGTCCGCAGCTTCGCGCACAGCCTGCGCGAGAGCGACACCGCCGAGGAGGACGACCGGGCGCGTGAGCGGCTGATGGACTACTACGTCCTCGCCGTCGAGGGCGCCTGCGAGGTGCTGTTCCCCGGCCGGGTCCGGTTCGACGTCGCCCTGCCCGAGCCGGTCGGCCGGCTGCCGCTGATCGGCAACACGGACAGCGCGCTGGACTGGTTCGAACGCGAGCACCAGAACCTGCTGGCGGCCGTACGGCTCGCCGGCCGCCGCGGACTGAACCGACAGGCCGCCTACCTGCCGAGAGGATTCGCGTCCTTCCTGCACATGCAGGGCTACCCCGACGAGCTCCTGGAGGTGGGGCAGATCGCGGTGGCCGCCTCGCGCCGCCTCGGGAACAAGGTGCTGCTGCGCCTGAGCCTGAGCAACCTGGCGGTCGGGTACTGGCAGTTCGGCAGGCTCACCGAGGGCATCGACTGTCTCGACCAGGCGCTGGAGATCGCCGTCGAGATCGGCGACCGCAACGGCGAGGCGGCCTGCCTCGGCAGCCTCGGCACCTTCCACAACACCCTCGGCCAGTACGCGGCCGGGCTGCACCGGATGGAACAGGCGCTGCTGCTGCACCGGGAGTTGGAGAGCCCCCGGGAAGAGGCGGCCACCCTGATCGGGGTGAGCTCGGCCCGGGTGCTGCTCGGCCGCTACGCCGACGCGGCCCGGGCCGCGCAGGGCGCGGTGGAGCTGACCCGGCGACTGGGGGAACTCGACTACGAGGCACTGGCGCTGGTCAACCTGGCCAACGCGCACACCGGGCTCGGCGAGTACCGGGAGGCGCTGGCCGGTCTCGCCGAGGCCCAGGAGCTGTACCGCAAGCTGCACCGGCCGGCCGAGGCCGGGCTGGCGATGGCGCGGCTCGCCGACGTGCACCACCGGATGGGGGACGGCCCGCGGGCGCGCGAACTGGCCCTGCGCGCCGGGGATCTGGTCGGCAAGGGCGGCTCCGCCGTACGCCGGGCCACCGTCGACAACATCGTCGGCAGGATCCGCAGCGGACTCGGGGAGCACCGCCCGGCGCTGGAATGCCACAGACGCGCCTACGGGCTGGCGCAGGAGATCGGCTTCCGGATCGAGATGGCGAACGCCGTGGCCGGGATGGCGACCGCCAGCGCGGCGCTCGGCGACAGTGCGGCCGCCGAGGCCCACCGGGCCGAAGCCACCGGGCTGTTCGACGAGATGGGCATCCCGCAGGAGTGCCGCCGCCTGGACTGA
- a CDS encoding cupin domain-containing protein, which produces MQTSTQLGDAKIIRSHEMVHLPQPGSATTVATPVSPALGSTWVTLHVVRVAPGESWSPQDTVAEENTAVFFAGAGRAEVGEQSREVARGDAAHAPTGRALRLTAGSDGLTAYVWRSPLQDGRTPGSDPELFSSLWNETTQLRGFAGTGQYTPGEKRATMNFVFWPGTGSCQLCLHCGIQQPGETFTPHLHTESDEAFISFEGLGQMYLRDRWIDVEPGDVLYAAPMVLHGTRNPHTGPDARRFVTCGGPSPFDTALYDAAGVSSKVR; this is translated from the coding sequence ATGCAGACTTCCACCCAGCTCGGCGATGCCAAGATCATCAGGTCGCACGAGATGGTCCACCTCCCTCAGCCCGGTTCGGCGACCACCGTCGCCACCCCGGTGAGCCCGGCGCTCGGCTCCACCTGGGTCACCCTGCACGTGGTCCGGGTCGCGCCCGGCGAGTCCTGGAGCCCGCAGGACACCGTGGCCGAGGAGAACACCGCGGTCTTCTTCGCCGGCGCCGGCCGGGCCGAGGTCGGCGAGCAGAGCCGCGAGGTGGCCCGCGGCGACGCCGCGCACGCCCCGACCGGCCGCGCCCTGCGGCTCACCGCCGGCAGCGACGGCCTCACCGCCTACGTCTGGCGATCGCCGCTGCAGGACGGCCGCACCCCGGGGAGCGACCCCGAGCTGTTCTCCTCGCTCTGGAACGAGACCACCCAGCTGCGCGGCTTCGCCGGCACCGGCCAGTACACGCCGGGCGAGAAGCGCGCCACGATGAACTTCGTCTTCTGGCCGGGCACCGGCAGCTGCCAGCTCTGCCTGCACTGCGGCATCCAGCAGCCCGGTGAGACCTTCACCCCGCACCTGCACACCGAGAGCGACGAGGCCTTCATCTCGTTCGAGGGCCTCGGCCAGATGTACCTCCGCGACCGCTGGATCGACGTCGAGCCCGGCGACGTGCTGTACGCCGCCCCGATGGTGCTGCACGGCACCCGCAACCCGCACACCGGACCCGACGCCCGACGGTTCGTCACCTGCGGCGGCCCCTCCCCGTTCGACACCGCGCTCTACGACGCCGCCGGTGTCTCCTCGAAGGTCAGGTAA